Proteins from one Fibrobacter sp. genomic window:
- a CDS encoding 2Fe-2S iron-sulfur cluster binding domain-containing protein yields the protein MATIDINCGARVLSVDDDQKLIDVLRVQGIHLPSACGSMGTCGLCKVKIRGDSGPLTDAEMAKLSDKERSDGIRLSCQVITHGTLNIELPPEFLTSQNFRSLVERKRLLTPDIVELRLKLLSPDSISFLPGQYILLKMPPGGDSKTTMRPFSIASSSKETSFVELNIRLNPEGVFTPWVLNSLQEGQEIGFSGPRGNFYIQNTNNPMLMIAGGSGMAPVRSILKTMADNDIQRKVLFFFGAVSQKDLFYIDEMAELKNRLSDFRFIPALSGEPLQSDWNGERGLITDVVDRSLDGELSQYEAYLCGKPAMIEGCIKVLESKGIAREKTYFDLFNAARPLSK from the coding sequence ATGGCAACAATAGATATCAACTGCGGAGCAAGAGTCTTAAGTGTTGATGATGACCAGAAATTGATCGATGTTCTCAGAGTCCAGGGTATACATCTGCCGTCTGCTTGCGGCAGTATGGGAACCTGCGGATTATGTAAAGTAAAAATACGCGGTGATTCGGGGCCGCTTACTGACGCTGAAATGGCAAAGCTTTCTGATAAGGAGCGTTCCGATGGAATCAGACTGAGTTGCCAGGTTATCACGCATGGAACCTTGAATATCGAGCTTCCTCCTGAATTTTTGACATCCCAGAACTTTCGTTCACTGGTTGAGAGAAAAAGACTTCTCACTCCGGACATTGTAGAACTGAGGCTCAAGCTCCTCTCTCCAGATTCCATTTCATTTCTTCCCGGACAATATATCCTTCTGAAAATGCCTCCCGGGGGTGATTCCAAAACTACTATGCGTCCATTTTCTATTGCCTCTTCAAGCAAAGAAACCTCATTTGTTGAATTGAATATCCGTTTGAATCCAGAGGGAGTATTTACTCCCTGGGTCTTAAACTCTCTTCAGGAGGGGCAGGAAATAGGGTTTAGCGGCCCAAGAGGCAATTTTTATATCCAAAATACGAATAATCCAATGCTTATGATTGCTGGCGGTTCGGGAATGGCGCCTGTGAGATCAATTCTTAAAACAATGGCTGATAATGATATCCAGAGGAAGGTGCTGTTTTTCTTCGGGGCCGTCTCCCAAAAAGATCTTTTTTACATTGATGAAATGGCGGAGCTTAAGAACAGGCTTTCCGATTTCAGATTTATACCAGCTCTCTCAGGTGAACCGCTTCAGAGTGACTGGAACGGGGAGCGCGGTTTGATTACAGATGTGGTAGACAGATCTCTTGATGGTGAGCTGAGCCAGTATGAGGCTTATCTCTGTGGTAAACCTGCTATGATCGAGGGGTGTATCAAGGTTCTGGAGAGCAAAGGAATTGCCCGGGAAAAGACCTATTTCGATCTTTTCAATGCTGCACGTCCATTGTCAAAATAG